The DNA segment GCGCCTGGCTTGTCAGAATGCATCAGTCGAGGGTTTAAAACGCTTGCGTGCACTGGTCGAACGCGAACGCCTGGCCATGGTTCAGGAGCGGCGTGCGGCGGCGATTCGGTTGTCCGGCGAGTTTCATCTGCAGTTGGCGCAAATGGCGGGCAATGCACCGTTGGCGCATTTCCTTGGCAGCCTGGTGCCGTTGACGTCGCTGGCGATTGCGCGGTGTGATGGATCGACGCTCGGTTGTTGCGCGTGGCAGGAGCATTTGGCGATTGTCGAGGCGGTCGCGTCTGGGGATGTGTCCATGGCTGAGCGACTGATGAATCAACACCTGGATCATCTTGAGCAGACTTTGCTGGGTACAGCCCTTGAGCATCGTGTCGCCGGTTAGATCGCCTTCGCGAGCAAGCCCGCTCCCACAGTGA comes from the Pseudomonas sp. RSB 5.4 genome and includes:
- a CDS encoding GntR family transcriptional regulator encodes the protein MNSLATSPHTRQMSAPLPFSRLRTPADDLYPRLFDAILDQRIDPASRFTEDSLKQMFGVSRADVRRVLTQLSHEQVIVLRANHRPRVAAPDAEQTRQTLHARRLTEATLVRLACQNASVEGLKRLRALVERERLAMVQERRAAAIRLSGEFHLQLAQMAGNAPLAHFLGSLVPLTSLAIARCDGSTLGCCAWQEHLAIVEAVASGDVSMAERLMNQHLDHLEQTLLGTALEHRVAG